From the Clostridium sp. Marseille-P299 genome, one window contains:
- a CDS encoding chloride channel protein, whose product MKPKKIIISLSILTITSILMGTISAAFLSLLQLVTGLREQFHFLIIFLPLTGVATAFIYNKYGKNSNLGNNLIIESVQEERNVPLRMSILTFIFTIFTHLTGGSAGREGTAVQIGGALSNNLANYFKVEHKDKRIFVMAGISAAFGSVFGTPLAGAFFGMEMCYIGKISYEALLPCFFSSYIADYITRLFGITHTSYVIKSIPSLSLYNIIILILASCAFGFMGRVFAISVQALKKLYSNIIHNYLYRVVAGSLLYILVMVLLNAFKFTGLSTWIIQAGFDGKVTLLAPIKKLILTVLTLGCGFQGGEVTPLFDIGASVGGYIGQITHIEPSLLAALGLISVFGCATNTPITTIMLGIEMFGVNAIPYYIIAALISYYVSGNSGIYSSQIIMISKYQTQTDIGQRLGAIGNKSIFHRVFKA is encoded by the coding sequence ATGAAACCTAAAAAAATTATTATTTCACTTTCAATTTTGACCATTACCAGCATATTGATGGGTACTATTTCTGCAGCCTTTTTATCACTACTACAATTGGTAACTGGGCTAAGAGAGCAATTCCATTTTCTCATAATATTTCTCCCACTCACAGGAGTTGCAACTGCTTTTATCTATAACAAATACGGTAAGAATTCGAATCTTGGAAATAACCTCATAATCGAAAGCGTGCAGGAAGAGAGGAACGTACCACTTAGAATGTCCATTCTCACATTTATATTTACTATCTTTACACATTTGACTGGGGGTTCTGCGGGTCGAGAAGGAACCGCTGTTCAGATTGGTGGTGCATTATCAAATAATCTTGCAAATTATTTTAAAGTGGAACATAAAGATAAACGCATCTTTGTAATGGCAGGTATAAGTGCTGCTTTTGGTTCTGTTTTTGGCACACCTTTAGCAGGTGCTTTTTTTGGTATGGAAATGTGCTATATCGGTAAGATAAGTTATGAAGCCTTGCTTCCATGTTTTTTTTCCTCTTATATTGCTGACTATATCACAAGACTATTTGGTATTACACATACCTCATATGTGATAAAATCAATACCATCCTTAAGTTTATATAACATCATAATTCTCATTCTTGCTTCCTGTGCATTTGGATTCATGGGAAGAGTTTTTGCAATTTCTGTCCAAGCATTAAAAAAATTATATTCTAATATAATACATAATTATTTATATCGAGTAGTTGCTGGAAGTCTTTTGTACATCCTTGTTATGGTATTATTAAATGCTTTTAAGTTCACAGGTTTAAGCACTTGGATCATACAGGCTGGATTTGATGGCAAGGTCACCCTATTGGCTCCAATCAAAAAGTTAATACTTACAGTTTTAACACTGGGATGCGGTTTTCAAGGTGGTGAGGTCACTCCTCTTTTTGATATTGGTGCTTCTGTTGGCGGCTATATCGGTCAAATAACACACATAGAGCCATCACTCCTTGCTGCTTTAGGCCTTATCTCAGTGTTTGGTTGTGCTACAAATACCCCAATTACAACAATAATGTTAGGAATTGAAATGTTTGGTGTAAATGCCATTCCTTATTATATCATTGCAGCACTGATCAGTTACTATGTTTCTGGAAACAGTGGAATTTATTCTTCTCAAATTATTATGATAAGCAAATATCAAACACAAACTGATATCGGTCAAAGGCTAGGAGCCATCGGCAATAAAAGTATCTTTCATCGTGTATTTAAAGCTTAA
- a CDS encoding arsenate reductase family protein, with the protein MLFIEYPKCSTCIKAKKWLNENNVQYEDRHIVTDNPKKEELKVWIEKSGNPIKKFFNTSGLKYKELNLKDKLSTMSDDEQIELLASDGMLVKRPLIIDNDSILVGFKVAEWEQHFRKEK; encoded by the coding sequence ATGTTATTTATTGAATATCCAAAATGCAGTACTTGCATAAAAGCAAAAAAATGGTTAAATGAGAATAATGTACAATATGAAGATCGTCATATTGTAACAGACAATCCTAAAAAAGAAGAACTTAAAGTATGGATTGAAAAAAGCGGAAATCCAATTAAAAAATTTTTTAATACTAGTGGCTTAAAATATAAGGAATTAAATCTAAAAGATAAGTTAAGTACAATGAGTGATGATGAACAAATTGAATTACTAGCGAGCGATGGAATGTTAGTAAAACGTCCATTAATCATAGACAATGACTCTATTTTAGTAGGTTTTAAAGTCGCTGAATGGGAGCAGCATTTTAGAAAGGAGAAATAA
- a CDS encoding NYN domain-containing protein has protein sequence MEDKRFAVLIDADNISAKYIKYILDEISKYGSATYKRIYGDWTKSEANSWKEVLLENSIVPIQQYSYTTGKNATDSAMIIDAMDILYSNKVEGFCLASSDSDFTRLAMRLRESGMMVIGMGEKKTPEPFRAACERFTYLDVLAQVDQSEGDSSQGIENESTVSIQAIEATIIKIITENVNDGRETGIGEVGSRLVKLYPDFDVRNYGYTKLSKFLDSIDSLKTRISGSTITVYIRDNTNTMEHIESVIRAIIKETGKKRINMGELNQKLRVRIPEFNVNNYGYTKFSKFLQEFPAIRVIDNIKGGTAQTVVIEDE, from the coding sequence ATGGAGGATAAAAGATTTGCAGTACTTATTGATGCGGATAACATATCTGCAAAGTACATCAAATATATTTTAGATGAGATTTCAAAATACGGTAGTGCAACTTATAAAAGAATCTATGGAGATTGGACAAAAAGCGAAGCAAACAGTTGGAAAGAAGTTTTATTAGAAAACTCCATTGTGCCAATACAGCAATATAGTTATACAACGGGAAAGAATGCAACAGACTCAGCTATGATTATAGATGCAATGGATATTTTATATTCCAATAAAGTGGAGGGATTTTGCCTTGCATCTAGTGATAGTGATTTTACTAGATTAGCTATGAGATTAAGAGAATCCGGCATGATGGTAATTGGTATGGGTGAGAAAAAAACACCGGAACCTTTCCGTGCTGCGTGTGAAAGATTTACCTATTTGGATGTATTAGCACAAGTGGATCAGTCAGAAGGAGACTCAAGCCAAGGAATTGAAAATGAATCCACAGTTAGCATCCAAGCCATTGAAGCAACAATTATTAAGATTATTACTGAGAATGTTAACGATGGACGTGAAACTGGAATTGGTGAGGTTGGTAGTCGCTTGGTAAAACTTTATCCTGACTTTGACGTTCGTAACTATGGTTATACGAAGCTTTCTAAATTTTTAGATAGTATTGACTCACTAAAGACAAGAATTTCTGGTAGTACAATTACTGTTTATATTAGAGATAACACCAATACGATGGAACATATTGAAAGTGTGATACGTGCAATCATTAAAGAAACAGGTAAGAAACGCATTAATATGGGAGAATTAAATCAAAAACTTCGTGTAAGAATTCCTGAATTTAATGTTAATAATTATGGTTATACGAAGTTTTCTAAGTTTTTGCAAGAGTTTCCGGCAATTCGTGTGATAGACAATATCAAAGGAGGCACCGCTCAGACGGTGGTAATCGAAGATGAATAA
- a CDS encoding cysteine hydrolase family protein, whose product MNNLLLVIDMQNDFIDGSLGTNEAKLIVSNVVDKIKNFQGNVVFTRDTHTNEYLNTMEGKNLPVLHCVKDTAGWQLNNKIEEIAKERKSLIIDKPSFGSLELVNEIKKLQNEAFDKIELIGLCTDICVISNALILKAAFPECDIVVDSSCCAGVTKESHQNALEAMKMCQVTVI is encoded by the coding sequence ATGAATAATTTATTATTGGTCATTGATATGCAAAATGATTTTATTGATGGTAGTCTAGGTACAAATGAAGCGAAGCTAATTGTTTCTAACGTGGTTGATAAAATAAAGAATTTTCAGGGCAATGTTGTTTTTACAAGAGATACGCATACCAATGAATATCTGAATACAATGGAAGGGAAGAATCTACCCGTTCTTCATTGCGTAAAAGATACCGCTGGATGGCAATTAAACAATAAGATAGAAGAGATAGCTAAGGAAAGAAAGAGCCTAATAATTGATAAGCCTTCTTTTGGTTCCTTGGAATTAGTGAATGAAATCAAAAAATTACAAAATGAAGCCTTTGATAAGATTGAATTGATTGGGCTTTGCACTGATATTTGTGTTATTTCAAATGCATTAATACTAAAGGCCGCATTTCCTGAATGTGATATCGTTGTTGATAGTAGCTGTTGTGCAGGGGTTACTAAGGAAAGTCACCAAAATGCATTAGAGGCAATGAAAATGTGTCAGGTAACGGTGATATAA
- a CDS encoding M42 family metallopeptidase gives MDYILDQLKQLTAIESPSGFTRKVAEYTMEQFKSLGYNPEMTNKGCVLVDLGGEGDPLILAAHIDTLGAMVAEVKGNGRLRLTNIGGLQANNIEAENCTIFTRFGNKYSGTMQMNDPSVHVNHEYSEQKRDYKNMEVVIDERTFSKADTEKLGISVGDYVCFDPRTVITESGFIKSRFLDDKLSVAILLGYAKYLKENNVTLKRKVYAYITVFEEVGHGCASGIPEDAKEIISVDMGCVGEGLTCNEFKVSICAKDSRGPSNYEVTTALILCAKENNIDYAVDIYPFYGSDADAALAAGHDLKHSLIGPGVYASHGYERSHKDGVKNTLDLIKAYTLAK, from the coding sequence ATGGATTATATTTTAGATCAATTAAAACAATTAACAGCAATTGAAAGCCCAAGTGGATTTACAAGAAAAGTTGCTGAATATACAATGGAGCAGTTTAAAAGTTTGGGTTATAACCCAGAAATGACAAATAAGGGTTGCGTACTTGTTGATTTAGGTGGAGAAGGGGATCCTTTGATACTTGCAGCTCATATTGATACATTAGGTGCAATGGTTGCAGAAGTAAAAGGAAATGGAAGACTGCGACTTACGAACATAGGTGGTTTACAAGCAAATAACATAGAAGCAGAAAACTGTACAATTTTCACACGCTTTGGTAACAAGTACTCTGGAACAATGCAAATGAATGATCCTTCTGTTCATGTAAACCATGAGTATAGCGAGCAAAAACGTGATTATAAAAATATGGAAGTTGTCATTGATGAGAGAACCTTTAGTAAGGCGGACACAGAAAAGCTTGGAATTTCTGTTGGTGATTATGTATGTTTTGATCCACGTACTGTGATTACGGAAAGCGGTTTTATAAAAAGTCGTTTCTTAGATGATAAATTAAGTGTTGCTATATTACTTGGATACGCAAAGTATTTAAAAGAAAATAATGTTACTTTAAAACGTAAAGTATATGCTTATATTACTGTTTTTGAAGAAGTTGGTCATGGTTGTGCATCTGGAATTCCTGAGGATGCGAAGGAAATTATTTCTGTTGATATGGGATGTGTTGGTGAAGGTTTAACATGCAACGAATTTAAGGTATCTATTTGTGCAAAAGATTCCAGAGGCCCATCCAATTATGAAGTAACTACTGCTCTTATTTTATGTGCCAAAGAGAACAATATCGATTACGCAGTAGATATCTATCCATTTTATGGTTCCGATGCAGATGCAGCTTTGGCAGCAGGTCATGATTTAAAACATTCCCTTATTGGACCAGGTGTGTATGCGTCTCATGGATATGAACGTTCTCATAAAGATGGAGTGAAGAATACCCTTGATTTAATAAAGGCATATACGTTAGCAAAATAA
- a CDS encoding aminotransferase class V-fold PLP-dependent enzyme — MNYRNLFDGVNNPIKLENGRFVVPINFDNGATTPPLKSAVATINSNIKNYASIGRGAGPKADFCTKKFEEAREDILEFFHVKETTKHTVVFVKSTTEGLNLLASVLIKDKKELVLTTRMEHHANDLPWRYASRVDYVDVDDLGRIRMEDIERKLMRYRGQVKYVSITAASNVTGYINDINKIAKICHKYGAKIVVDGAQIVAHQEVNMQGECEEEQIDFLVFSAHKAYAPFGSGAVVGLKEYLADVEPFLKGGGIVEHVYDDSLEWNRIPERLEAGTQNFLGVIAMARALKDLKSIGFDNIALHEKQIKEHLFSKMKEMEHVILYGDTNNIDDRLGIICFNVKDNNFETLAEDFAKQKGISMRYGKFCAHPYCDRLLGERYKTTYKKTEEETGMIRISLGLYNTMEEANVFLKHLSNCHKN, encoded by the coding sequence ATGAACTATAGGAACTTGTTTGATGGTGTAAATAATCCGATTAAATTAGAAAATGGAAGATTTGTTGTTCCGATTAACTTTGATAATGGCGCAACTACTCCACCTTTAAAAAGTGCGGTAGCTACGATAAATAGTAATATTAAAAATTATGCTTCCATTGGAAGAGGCGCGGGACCAAAAGCAGATTTCTGTACGAAAAAATTTGAAGAAGCAAGGGAAGATATTCTAGAGTTTTTTCATGTAAAAGAAACAACGAAACATACCGTTGTATTTGTAAAATCCACAACAGAGGGCTTAAATCTACTTGCTAGCGTATTAATAAAGGATAAAAAAGAGCTAGTGTTAACTACTAGAATGGAGCATCATGCCAATGACCTCCCTTGGAGATATGCTTCAAGAGTGGATTATGTTGATGTTGATGATCTTGGACGAATTCGGATGGAAGATATTGAGCGTAAGCTTATGAGATATCGTGGACAGGTTAAATATGTGTCTATTACTGCTGCTTCCAATGTGACCGGTTATATTAATGATATTAATAAAATAGCGAAGATTTGCCATAAATATGGAGCAAAAATCGTAGTAGATGGAGCCCAGATCGTAGCACATCAGGAAGTTAATATGCAAGGTGAATGTGAAGAGGAACAAATCGATTTTCTCGTATTTTCAGCACATAAGGCATACGCACCTTTTGGTAGTGGGGCAGTCGTTGGTTTAAAGGAATACTTAGCTGATGTGGAACCATTTTTAAAAGGTGGGGGCATTGTGGAACATGTTTATGATGATTCCCTAGAGTGGAATCGAATACCGGAACGCTTAGAGGCGGGAACGCAGAACTTTTTAGGCGTTATCGCTATGGCAAGAGCCCTAAAGGATTTAAAATCCATTGGTTTTGATAACATTGCTTTGCATGAAAAACAAATCAAGGAGCATTTATTTTCTAAGATGAAGGAAATGGAACACGTTATTTTATATGGTGATACCAACAATATCGATGACCGCTTAGGTATTATTTGCTTCAACGTTAAAGATAATAATTTTGAAACCTTGGCAGAAGATTTTGCAAAGCAAAAAGGAATTAGTATGCGTTATGGTAAGTTTTGTGCTCATCCATACTGTGATCGATTATTAGGTGAACGTTATAAAACAACATATAAGAAAACAGAGGAAGAAACTGGTATGATAAGGATTAGTTTAGGACTTTATAATACTATGGAAGAAGCAAATGTTTTCTTAAAACATCTTTCAAACTGTCATAAAAATTAA
- a CDS encoding sodium-translocating pyrophosphatase has translation MDPDLLIFQVLSIVIAFISFLFAAWLYRWVVRQPQTNKRIKEVGTLIQKGASTFLKKEYQVLAKFAGIAAILIFIFLPSPIWNGNIDKNATMAITYLLGTVFSAIAGKIGIQIATIANMKTAEAAKHSIQKSFLCGFRGGAVMGMSVVGTSLLGVTLILLVTNNSTALLGFSFGASSLALFAKAGGGIFTKTADISADLTGKVELGIPEDDPRNPAVIADNVGDNVGDVAGMGADLFDSNVASMAAAFVLSTSLDKSGSTTNTSMVFCYAALGLLASIIGVGCARMGKKSGPTKALNTSTYTTTGVFVVLTAIATAVFNFEWRIWGASIIGLAVGVLIGIASDYFTNDNKKPVHNVARVSKDGPAFTILSGISYGFLSALPAMVGIAASALAAYKLCEPIGPGYAMFGISMAAVGMLSIVGMIISNDAYGPIVDNARGLAEMGNLGDDVLEVTDSLDSAGNTVKAVTKGFAIGAAGLTVISLLGAFLNEVNETAAALGVKGIEGFDIMNPTVFFGLLIGAAIPAVFSAMLMLGVNRNAGRMVHEIHRQFKEIPGLLEGKKGVTPEYDKCIEIATVGALKELIPAGLVAILSTIVVGMVGGVQAIGGFLTGNIVSGLLLALFMSNAGGLWDNSKKYVESGHEGGKGSETHKAAVVGDTVGDPFKDTAGPSINTQITVVSLIASLMCSIFLTYSIFF, from the coding sequence ATGGACCCAGATTTACTAATTTTTCAGGTACTCTCAATTGTTATCGCCTTCATCTCTTTTTTATTTGCTGCTTGGCTTTATCGTTGGGTAGTACGGCAACCACAAACAAACAAAAGAATTAAAGAAGTAGGAACACTGATTCAAAAAGGTGCTAGTACCTTCTTAAAAAAGGAATATCAAGTTTTAGCAAAATTTGCAGGTATAGCGGCAATTCTTATTTTTATTTTTCTACCAAGTCCTATTTGGAATGGTAATATCGATAAAAATGCTACTATGGCTATTACTTATCTCTTAGGTACTGTATTTTCAGCAATTGCAGGTAAAATAGGCATTCAAATTGCAACGATTGCTAATATGAAAACTGCTGAGGCTGCAAAGCATAGTATTCAAAAATCATTTCTTTGCGGATTCCGTGGCGGTGCAGTTATGGGTATGTCCGTAGTTGGAACAAGTCTTTTAGGTGTAACACTTATATTATTGGTAACAAATAACTCAACTGCACTCCTTGGCTTTAGCTTTGGTGCAAGTTCACTTGCTTTATTTGCAAAAGCTGGTGGAGGTATTTTTACAAAAACAGCGGATATAAGCGCTGACCTTACTGGTAAAGTAGAATTAGGAATTCCTGAGGATGACCCTCGTAATCCAGCAGTTATCGCAGATAATGTTGGTGATAATGTTGGCGATGTTGCAGGAATGGGTGCTGATTTATTTGACTCAAACGTTGCTTCCATGGCTGCTGCCTTTGTTCTATCAACATCCCTGGATAAGTCCGGTTCAACCACCAATACTTCTATGGTATTTTGCTATGCTGCCCTTGGACTTTTAGCTTCTATTATTGGAGTTGGTTGTGCAAGAATGGGTAAGAAATCCGGACCAACAAAAGCTCTTAATACTAGTACATATACAACTACAGGTGTGTTTGTTGTTTTGACAGCGATTGCAACTGCTGTTTTCAATTTTGAATGGAGAATCTGGGGCGCATCCATTATTGGTTTAGCCGTTGGTGTTCTCATTGGTATTGCAAGTGATTATTTTACCAATGATAATAAAAAACCAGTTCACAATGTTGCTCGTGTATCAAAAGATGGTCCAGCCTTTACAATTCTATCTGGTATTTCCTATGGTTTTTTAAGTGCTCTTCCTGCGATGGTAGGTATTGCCGCTTCTGCTCTTGCTGCATATAAGTTATGTGAACCAATTGGACCAGGATATGCTATGTTTGGTATATCCATGGCAGCAGTTGGAATGTTATCCATTGTTGGTATGATTATATCAAACGATGCTTATGGCCCAATTGTAGATAACGCAAGAGGACTTGCTGAAATGGGCAATTTAGGTGATGATGTCCTTGAAGTTACGGATTCTCTTGACAGTGCAGGAAATACTGTAAAAGCAGTAACAAAAGGCTTTGCAATTGGAGCTGCTGGACTTACTGTAATTTCGTTATTAGGTGCTTTTCTAAATGAAGTAAATGAAACTGCCGCCGCACTTGGAGTAAAAGGGATTGAAGGCTTTGATATTATGAACCCTACTGTATTCTTTGGTCTATTAATTGGAGCCGCTATACCTGCTGTTTTCTCTGCCATGTTAATGCTTGGAGTAAATCGAAATGCTGGACGTATGGTGCATGAAATCCACCGTCAATTCAAAGAAATTCCTGGCTTACTTGAGGGAAAGAAAGGTGTTACTCCTGAGTATGATAAGTGTATTGAAATTGCTACAGTAGGAGCTTTAAAAGAATTAATTCCAGCTGGTTTAGTAGCAATTTTATCTACCATTGTGGTTGGTATGGTTGGTGGCGTACAGGCAATTGGTGGCTTCTTAACTGGTAATATCGTAAGTGGATTATTACTTGCATTATTTATGTCAAACGCAGGTGGCCTCTGGGATAACTCAAAGAAATATGTTGAGTCAGGTCATGAAGGTGGAAAAGGATCTGAGACTCATAAAGCTGCAGTCGTTGGTGATACCGTTGGTGATCCATTTAAAGATACTGCTGGTCCTTCCATTAATACGCAAATTACTGTTGTATCATTAATTGCATCACTTATGTGTAGTATCTTCTTAACCTATTCAATATTCTTTTAG
- a CDS encoding glycoside hydrolase family 31 protein, giving the protein MKFHEQSQRLIVTYGQNTLFIEPWGENSLRVRMTMEAKMDENDWALMESPQVTNSYIEFKEVDLTEPWYYGDDRITHKKSGKEAYLTNGKITAKVSHEGFLSFYNQNGEVLLEEYWRNRNRIDRYCVPLRIDARDMRPITGTTDYSLTMRFEAYEDEKIFGLGQYQETNLDKKGAILELAHRNSQASVPFMLSNRGYGLLWNNPAIGSVTFGANKTEWIAKSTKKLDYFITAGNTPAEIEEQYAKVTGTTPMMPEYGLGFWQCKLRYRNQEELLNVAREHKRRGLPMDVIVVDFFHWTRQGDFKFEPRDWPDPEAMVKELQELGITLAVSVWPTIDEKSENFNEMADNGYLVSSDRGMGFHMNWMGDTVFFDATNPNARDFVWQRCKENYYNKGIKLFWLDEAEPEFGPYDFDIYRYHQGPALQCSNIYPVMYAKGFYEGLKAEGEEGTMSLIRCAWAGSQRYGVLTWSGDIHSSFCAMREQLQAGLNMAIAGIPWWTTDIGGFLGGDIHNEDFRELLVRWFAWGVFCPVFRLHGERSPFYEIEQEYIDGVRQLTSGQDNEVWSFGDDNYEILKKFLFMRERLRPYIRNCMLEAHKKGTPVMRPMFYDFPDDNICWNEQYQYMFGPDLLIAPIFEAGATTRTLYLPFGFTWKDAKSGKLYDGGQYITVDAPMDVIPVFIKDNKDYIIYPEAD; this is encoded by the coding sequence ATGAAATTTCATGAACAAAGTCAACGTTTGATTGTTACATATGGACAGAATACTCTTTTTATAGAGCCTTGGGGTGAAAATTCACTTCGTGTACGAATGACTATGGAAGCTAAGATGGATGAAAATGATTGGGCTCTTATGGAATCTCCCCAAGTAACAAATTCATACATCGAATTTAAAGAAGTTGATCTAACAGAACCTTGGTATTACGGGGATGATCGAATTACCCATAAGAAATCTGGGAAAGAAGCTTATTTAACCAATGGAAAAATCACAGCAAAGGTTTCCCATGAAGGATTTCTCTCCTTCTATAATCAAAACGGGGAAGTATTGTTAGAAGAATATTGGAGAAACCGCAATCGCATTGATCGTTATTGCGTTCCATTACGCATTGATGCTAGAGATATGCGCCCGATTACAGGAACTACAGATTACAGCTTAACCATGCGTTTTGAAGCCTATGAAGATGAGAAAATCTTTGGGCTTGGTCAATATCAGGAAACCAATCTAGATAAAAAAGGGGCAATCTTAGAATTGGCTCATAGAAATAGTCAGGCAAGTGTACCATTTATGTTAAGTAATCGAGGTTATGGCCTATTATGGAATAATCCGGCCATTGGAAGTGTAACCTTTGGTGCCAATAAGACAGAGTGGATTGCTAAAAGTACAAAAAAACTTGATTATTTTATTACGGCTGGTAATACTCCTGCTGAAATCGAAGAACAATATGCAAAAGTAACTGGTACAACTCCTATGATGCCAGAATATGGCCTAGGTTTTTGGCAATGTAAGTTACGTTATCGTAATCAAGAAGAACTGCTAAACGTTGCAAGAGAACACAAACGAAGAGGTCTTCCAATGGACGTTATCGTAGTCGACTTTTTCCATTGGACAAGACAAGGAGATTTTAAGTTCGAACCACGAGACTGGCCTGATCCAGAAGCTATGGTAAAAGAATTACAAGAGTTAGGAATTACCCTAGCGGTTTCTGTATGGCCAACCATAGATGAAAAATCAGAGAATTTTAATGAGATGGCTGATAACGGTTACTTAGTAAGTTCTGATCGTGGCATGGGATTTCATATGAACTGGATGGGGGATACTGTATTTTTTGATGCAACAAATCCAAACGCAAGAGATTTCGTATGGCAACGCTGCAAAGAAAACTATTATAATAAGGGTATCAAACTCTTTTGGTTAGATGAAGCTGAACCAGAGTTTGGACCATATGATTTTGATATTTATCGCTATCATCAAGGTCCTGCCCTACAATGTAGTAATATTTATCCGGTTATGTATGCCAAAGGTTTTTACGAAGGGTTAAAAGCAGAAGGTGAAGAAGGCACTATGAGCTTAATTCGATGTGCTTGGGCAGGAAGCCAAAGATACGGAGTACTTACTTGGTCTGGTGATATTCACTCTTCTTTCTGTGCGATGAGAGAACAATTGCAAGCTGGTTTAAATATGGCGATTGCGGGTATACCTTGGTGGACTACAGATATTGGGGGATTTCTTGGTGGTGATATCCATAATGAAGATTTTCGCGAATTACTCGTACGTTGGTTTGCATGGGGTGTTTTTTGTCCTGTATTCCGTCTTCATGGTGAGCGTTCTCCTTTTTATGAAATAGAACAAGAATATATCGATGGCGTAAGACAATTAACCTCTGGACAAGATAATGAAGTGTGGAGTTTTGGTGATGATAATTACGAGATTTTAAAAAAATTCTTATTTATGAGAGAGCGTTTACGTCCTTACATACGTAATTGCATGCTAGAAGCACACAAGAAAGGAACTCCTGTAATGCGTCCTATGTTCTATGACTTTCCAGACGATAATATTTGTTGGAACGAACAATATCAATATATGTTTGGACCTGATTTATTAATTGCTCCTATTTTTGAGGCTGGTGCAACAACTAGAACCCTATACCTTCCCTTTGGTTTTACTTGGAAAGATGCTAAATCAGGGAAGCTTTATGATGGAGGTCAATATATAACAGTAGACGCCCCGATGGATGTTATTCCTGTTTTTATTAAAGATAATAAAGATTATATTATATATCCAGAAGCAGATTAA